Within the Clupea harengus unplaced genomic scaffold, Ch_v2.0.2, whole genome shotgun sequence genome, the region TAGTATCAATATGCAAAGACACCATAAGTTGTGACCTGGGCCTAATTTGAAACCAGTGGAACAGGTTTCAGACTTAAGTGAACAGAGGGAGATGTGTTGAGCCTGGCTACTACCTGCATAATGGATACCAGAATTTAAGCCACCTAgcttattaaaaatatattcaGTACATGTTGTTCATATTATATAAAAATACCCACAGCAGTTTTAAAGTGTATTCACTTACACATGCAGGAAATACAAAATGCAGGCAAGACCTAAAATtgataaatgaaatgaaacgcACCACAAAATCCTTTACCATTCAAATTATGGAAAAGGAAGGCTAAGTCGGTATTACTACCTGAGGGATGTACTTGACCAAAGTGACAGCCAGTTTTATGTAGGAGAAGAAGTACAGGTAATCCAGCCAGGTTATCTTTCCAGCTACGGCCACGAAGAGGGAGACTAGCGCAAAAGTCCAGGCCACAGCTAGTAAGAACATGGCCACCTTCGACACTTTCTGCCCTCCTTTCTGTAAGGCAACCAAACAAAGTCACACTAACAAATGCACAAATACAGCCTGCAATCTACATAGAGTGCTCGATATATTGTTATTTGTGCCTTAGCCATTGCTACCCTCAAACAGATGGTTTACAGTTGATTAGTTACTGATGTCATTCCCTATGGTGCTACTTGACTCAGCTGGACATCTTGTACAGGAACACAATCAATTATTCCCtataaaaataattaattagAAATTATAAGTTGCTGAACATTCTGACATTGGAGCTGGACGGACAATGTGGCAAGTGTAGAAGCACAAATAACTTGTATAACCAATGTCCAGGTTGCAATTTCAGGGCCTTacattaaagaggacctattaagGAAAAGGACTGGAATTCCAATGAGGCAGCTGAAGAATGCAGTTTCTGTGtaagagagttactccctctggcatGTACTTTGGCCTTTGTAACTTTGTAAAGTTTACAagcacagtatatatataaaagtatataacacactaaaggaaagggaaaaaactgaaaagtatAATAGGTCACCTTTAATATTCTAAGGATGCACTGGCATATTGATTTCAGCATAAAGGATCACAGGCTAAGTGTAAACAAGTCCCTTCAGTTGAACAAACATTTAGACGATACCAGGTACAACAGGCCAAGGTGGCATTTCCTCATTTTGTGGTATGTGTTTCAGCTTCTCACCTCATACATCACGCACTGGCAGATATACACCAAACACAGAAGTACTGCATGGAGGCTGAAAAATACATCATTGGCATCCACAGGGTTCACTCCATTTGGTTCCTTTTCCAAGAACTCTTCCTGTCAGTTAAAGACAAGGACCTCGTATTTAAGCCTCTATCCATAGTATTGCATGcaatttaaagaaagaaaaacaagctgTCCTGAATTCCTACCAAGACCGCAACTTTATCTGAGCATCTGCTCTAGATAGGTCAAATCTTTTTTCAACAACATTGATGGCTGTCAAGTAGGTGGAAGCTCTTACTTTAATGTACGGCACCCAGAAGAGGCCCACATTGAAGACACTATAGGCAAAGAATCCTGTCAGATTGAGTGCGAGGAAATCAAAGTTCAGGCCCACAACACTACAAGGGAAAGCACAGAAAGCCTCAGATATCACAGATACCCACTGAGAGCCCATTTTGAGAAGACAGAAATCTGATCAAGACAGTACCTCTTCCGTTTCCAGTTTTCATATGCCTGGGGATAGAATGAAATGGACCATGCCACAAAGTAGATCCAGCCAATAACTTGATCGATTATTGCAAGAATGCTACTTCTGACCATCAGAAATCTGATCCTTGTTGTAAGACTGGCAAAAGACAACATAGTGAGTATGCATGTATTATACATATGTTAAACTTCTCATACACGTTTGGTACACTATACAATATCAGTATGGCATAGATGAAATAGAACACACCGATGGCTAATCATTTAGATCAGTGAATCATATGGCGGGAGTACCTGGATATTTCTGTATCATTGCTGTACAAGTAGGCAGTGACTTGACCTACATCTTTTGACAGGACCTCAAACTGAGCTGAGGTACTTTCAGCTGGAAGAAAAACCTGTAATGAACAGCCAAGCAAGTGCAAATGAGATTTACAAAATGCAAAGTCATTTGTCATTACTCCAAATCGAGCCAGCTCTACATATAGGCCTAACGGTAGCAATTAAAAGATAGCCCTACCTGTTTGGGCAGTCCAATAATCGTAGTGACATTTTTCGATGCATAGGTGATGTTGAAATGGATGGTAACAGTGACATTCAAAGGAGCACTAAATGAAGAAAGAATGGAAAAAGTCAAGGTTCCCGGTATAAAGCCTTCAACATATGttcaataacacaatatttGTGATCCCTGTTAGATTACCTTGAATGTATGGTAATGTTTTTAGATGACCCCTGCTCCATATCTACAGTCCCTGGGGCTGTAAGGAGCACACTTGAGTCtgaaacacagaacaacaaaaagacTCATGGTCTCAATGAACGGCGTAAGATGATGATCCTCATTCTACCAGAGGggttaacaattatgtttaatggGATTCAGACATAGGCATATATACGTTTATGTCTATGGGTTAAGAATTCAGTGTCACTCACCACATACAACGACCATACAGCAGACTACTGACAAAAATAATCGGACACTTGCGGACATCTTCAGTTTTCTGCAGGACAATATGTTAGGACATGTACACCTGTTGACAAGACAAGCCG harbors:
- the ctns gene encoding cystinosin isoform X2 — encoded protein: MSASVRLFLSVVCCMVVVCDSSVLLTAPGTVDMEQGSSKNITIHSSAPLNVTVTIHFNITYASKNVTTIIGLPKQVFLPAESTSAQFEVLSKDVGQVTAYLYSNDTEISSLTTRIRFLMVRSSILAIIDQVIGWIYFVAWSISFYPQAYENWKRKSVVGLNFDFLALNLTGFFAYSVFNVGLFWVPYIKEEFLEKEPNGVNPVDANDVFFSLHAVLLCLVYICQCVMYEKGGQKVSKVAMFLLAVAWTFALVSLFVAVAGKITWLDYLYFFSYIKLAVTLVKYIPQAYMNYQRKSTEGWSIGNVLLDFTGGSFSIIQMFLQSYNNDKWRLIFGDPTKFGLGLLSIFFDVVFIFQHYCLYRTAGSQYEPMQDQE
- the ctns gene encoding cystinosin isoform X1, with translation MRVSACLVNRCTCPNILSCRKLKMSASVRLFLSVVCCMVVVCDSSVLLTAPGTVDMEQGSSKNITIHSSAPLNVTVTIHFNITYASKNVTTIIGLPKQVFLPAESTSAQFEVLSKDVGQVTAYLYSNDTEISSLTTRIRFLMVRSSILAIIDQVIGWIYFVAWSISFYPQAYENWKRKSVVGLNFDFLALNLTGFFAYSVFNVGLFWVPYIKEEFLEKEPNGVNPVDANDVFFSLHAVLLCLVYICQCVMYEKGGQKVSKVAMFLLAVAWTFALVSLFVAVAGKITWLDYLYFFSYIKLAVTLVKYIPQAYMNYQRKSTEGWSIGNVLLDFTGGSFSIIQMFLQSYNNDKWRLIFGDPTKFGLGLLSIFFDVVFIFQHYCLYRTAGSQYEPMQDQE